A part of Streptomyces sp. NBC_00557 genomic DNA contains:
- a CDS encoding universal stress protein, translating into MPRTITVGLDGSPESRAAAEWAAREAELRGLPVKLVQVWEPVPEPIARAPLLGAETHQHWTERIPRESGEGLRLRHPGIVVTTEQLTGRPAEALVDAAEDADMLVLGSRGLGGIGGFLVGSVGLAVVAHTRRPVVLVRAGELAADEHEMDPAGIPSAATAFRPVVLGLDVAGPDEALIGFAFEAAARRSVPLRVVHAWNPPPYYAYGMALEPAVEREMAKGDAVVLSEVLRPWRQKYPDVEVVEQSRYGSPSLVLVDASHEASLVVVGRRIRRSSAGAHIGTVTHAVLHHSTAPVAVVAHD; encoded by the coding sequence ATGCCCCGCACCATCACCGTCGGCCTCGACGGCTCACCCGAGAGCCGCGCCGCCGCGGAATGGGCGGCCCGCGAGGCGGAACTGCGCGGACTGCCGGTGAAGCTCGTCCAGGTCTGGGAGCCCGTCCCGGAGCCCATCGCCCGGGCCCCGCTCCTCGGTGCCGAGACGCACCAGCACTGGACCGAGAGGATTCCCCGCGAGTCCGGCGAGGGCCTGCGACTGCGCCACCCCGGAATCGTGGTGACCACCGAGCAGCTCACCGGACGCCCCGCCGAAGCCCTGGTCGACGCGGCGGAGGACGCCGACATGCTCGTCCTCGGCTCACGCGGTCTGGGCGGGATCGGCGGCTTCCTGGTCGGCTCGGTCGGCCTCGCGGTCGTGGCGCACACCCGGCGGCCCGTCGTCCTGGTCCGCGCCGGCGAGCTGGCTGCGGACGAGCACGAGATGGATCCGGCAGGCATCCCGTCCGCGGCCACAGCCTTCCGTCCCGTCGTCCTCGGACTCGACGTCGCCGGCCCCGACGAGGCGCTGATCGGGTTCGCCTTCGAGGCCGCGGCGCGCCGCTCGGTGCCGCTGCGGGTCGTGCACGCCTGGAACCCGCCGCCCTACTACGCCTACGGCATGGCTCTGGAGCCCGCGGTCGAGCGGGAGATGGCGAAGGGCGACGCCGTAGTCCTGAGCGAGGTGCTGCGCCCCTGGCGGCAGAAGTACCCCGACGTCGAGGTCGTCGAGCAGTCGCGCTACGGCAGCCCCTCGCTCGTCCTGGTCGACGCCTCCCACGAGGCCTCCCTGGTCGTCGTCGGCCGCCGCATCCGCCGCTCCTCCGCCGGCGCGCACATCGGCACCGTCACCCACGCCGTCCTGCACCACTCCACCGCGCCCGTCGCCGTCGTCGCCCACGACTGA
- a CDS encoding universal stress protein — protein sequence MEVPLVVGVDGSEPSLRAVDWAADEAALRDLPLRLVYASLWERYEGTALADDPVKPSDQLMAEDIVETAARRVRTRRPDVKVTTDVLPEEPEYALVRESRGAAAVVLGSRGRSSLAEALLGSVSVTVAGHAHCPVIVLRGSHDNRAIPGRHGRIVVGVGDEPADAAAVRFAVEEARLRGVPLEAVRAWRCPAHETAGHPLPAGEPARLHEEKAAEVLGAALRDVPAAGVEAHRRTAEGHARQVLLGASADAGLLVVGARRREGHYGLQLGRVAHAVLHHAVCPVAVVPHRE from the coding sequence ATGGAAGTGCCCCTGGTCGTCGGCGTCGATGGCTCCGAGCCCAGCCTGCGCGCCGTCGACTGGGCGGCCGACGAGGCCGCCCTGCGCGATCTGCCGCTGCGCCTCGTGTACGCCTCGCTGTGGGAACGGTACGAAGGCACCGCACTCGCGGACGATCCCGTCAAGCCCTCGGACCAACTGATGGCTGAGGACATCGTCGAGACCGCCGCACGCCGGGTCCGCACCCGACGGCCCGACGTGAAGGTCACCACCGACGTGCTGCCCGAGGAACCCGAGTACGCACTGGTCCGGGAGAGCCGCGGTGCCGCTGCCGTGGTGCTGGGCTCTCGGGGCCGGAGCAGCCTGGCCGAGGCGCTGCTCGGCTCCGTCAGCGTCACGGTGGCCGGCCACGCGCACTGCCCGGTGATCGTGTTGCGCGGCAGCCACGACAACCGGGCCATACCCGGCAGGCACGGCCGTATCGTCGTGGGTGTCGGCGACGAGCCGGCGGACGCGGCGGCGGTGCGTTTCGCCGTCGAGGAGGCACGGCTCCGAGGCGTGCCCCTGGAGGCCGTACGGGCCTGGCGCTGCCCAGCGCACGAGACGGCCGGCCACCCCCTGCCGGCGGGCGAACCGGCCCGGCTGCACGAGGAGAAGGCCGCGGAGGTGCTGGGAGCGGCTCTGCGGGACGTCCCGGCGGCCGGCGTCGAGGCACACCGCCGTACCGCCGAGGGCCACGCCCGCCAGGTCCTGCTCGGCGCCTCGGCCGACGCCGGCCTGCTTGTCGTCGGGGCCCGGCGCCGCGAGGGCCACTACGGCCTGCAACTGGGTCGCGTCGCCCACGCGGTGCTGCACCACGCCGTCTGCCCCGTCGCCGTCGTACCGCACCGGGAGTGA
- a CDS encoding DUF5808 domain-containing protein, translating into MNRPLQKNVVLFAAGAVVAAAVAKELRKPPDARTWTGRVVGLPYDFRRPTLQKIAREYWDPGNDAFFTPHAFGVGYGVNLARIARELRRSR; encoded by the coding sequence ATGAACAGGCCACTGCAGAAGAACGTGGTGCTCTTTGCCGCCGGCGCGGTCGTCGCTGCAGCCGTGGCGAAGGAACTGCGCAAACCCCCGGACGCGCGCACCTGGACAGGGCGCGTCGTCGGGCTTCCGTACGACTTCCGGCGGCCCACACTGCAGAAGATCGCCCGCGAGTACTGGGACCCCGGCAACGACGCCTTCTTCACTCCGCACGCCTTCGGCGTCGGATACGGAGTGAACCTGGCCCGGATCGCCCGGGAGCTACGCCGTTCTCGTTGA
- a CDS encoding zinc-dependent alcohol dehydrogenase: protein MKAAVVRALGEPLVIEERPDPEPGPGQVRVRVEASGLCHTDIHAAQGDWPVKPTPPFVPGHEGVGLVEKLGAGVTHLSVGQRVAVPWLGRACGRCEHCLSGWETLCEQQINTGYGCDGGHAEKMLAWAGFAQPVPEGVTPFDAAPLTCAGVTTYKALKVAGVRPAQLVAISGVGGLGHLALQYAKIAGATVAAIDVTDDKLELAAELGADLVIDARKQDVGKELKKHGGAHAAIALAVSPAAFEAVNSGLRRGGKLVMVALPARGTIQVPIFDTVLNGTSVIGSIVGTRQDLGEVFQLHAAGRTKVVYETRPLASVNESIDAVLRGDVKARIVFDLDAER from the coding sequence ATGAAGGCAGCGGTCGTACGAGCGCTCGGCGAGCCCCTGGTCATCGAGGAGCGCCCCGACCCCGAACCCGGCCCCGGCCAGGTCCGCGTCCGCGTCGAGGCGTCCGGGCTGTGCCACACCGACATCCACGCCGCCCAGGGCGACTGGCCCGTCAAGCCGACCCCACCGTTCGTACCCGGCCACGAGGGAGTGGGCCTCGTGGAGAAGCTCGGCGCCGGCGTCACCCACCTGTCCGTCGGCCAGCGGGTCGCCGTGCCATGGCTCGGCAGGGCGTGCGGGCGGTGCGAGCACTGCCTGTCCGGCTGGGAGACGCTGTGCGAGCAGCAGATCAACACCGGGTACGGCTGCGACGGCGGACACGCCGAGAAGATGCTGGCCTGGGCCGGCTTCGCCCAGCCGGTCCCCGAGGGCGTCACCCCGTTCGACGCGGCCCCCCTGACCTGCGCCGGCGTCACCACGTACAAGGCCCTCAAGGTCGCCGGCGTCCGGCCCGCCCAGCTCGTCGCGATCTCCGGCGTCGGCGGCCTCGGCCACCTCGCCCTGCAGTACGCCAAGATCGCCGGGGCCACCGTCGCGGCCATCGACGTCACCGACGACAAGCTCGAACTCGCCGCGGAACTCGGCGCCGACCTCGTCATCGACGCCCGCAAGCAGGACGTCGGCAAGGAACTGAAGAAGCACGGCGGCGCCCATGCCGCGATCGCCCTCGCGGTCAGCCCTGCCGCCTTCGAGGCCGTCAACTCCGGCCTCCGGCGCGGCGGCAAGCTCGTCATGGTCGCCCTGCCCGCGCGCGGCACGATCCAGGTCCCGATCTTCGACACCGTTCTGAACGGCACTTCGGTGATCGGCTCGATCGTCGGCACGCGGCAGGATCTCGGCGAGGTCTTCCAGCTCCACGCCGCCGGCCGCACCAAGGTCGTCTACGAGACCCGCCCGCTCGCCTCCGTGAACGAGTCCATCGACGCCGTGCTGCGCGGCGACGTCAAGGCCCGCATCGTCTTCGACCTCGACGCGGAAAGGTGA